The genomic DNA TGAAGAGGAAGACGGCCAGTGCCAGCGCCGCCGTCATGTTGATGTTGGAGAGCCAACGAATGCCGCGCCCGATGCCAGAGACGGCGGACAGGATGAACGCGATGGTGAGGACCGCGATGATGCCAATGAGTAGGCCATTGCCCACCTCGCCGATGCCGGAGACGATCTCGACTCCGCGGCCAATCTGCAGTGCGCCAATGCCGAGGGAGGCCGCCGTACCGAAGAGCGTGGCGATGATGGCCAGCATGTCGATCGTCTTGCCCTGCCACCCGTTGACGCGGTCCTTACCGAAGATGGGGGTGAAGATGGAGCTCATCAGCGGAACGCGGCCACGGCGGTAGGCGCCATAGGCGACGGCGGCGCCGACGAGGGAGTAGATGGCCCACGCGTGGAAGCCCCAGTGATACAGGGTTTGCGCCATGGCCTTGTGCATAGCTTCGACCGTGTCAGGGTCCGCAGCCCCCGGAGCGGGGTACATCATGTAGTACAGCGGCTCGTACGGGCCGAAGAAGAAGATGCCGATGCCGACGCCCGCGGAGAACATCATGGCGATCCACGAGAACGTCTTGAATTCTGGTTGTTCCCCATCCCGGCCGAGCGGGATCTTGCCGTAGCGGCTCAGTCCCAGGTAGATGAGGAACGCAAGAACGACGGCGACGAGAACGTTGAACAGCCACCCGGTGTTGGTCACGACCCACGAGAGGGCGATGCCGGAAACGGTGGTGAGGTTTTCCGTGGCGGTCACGCCCCAGATGATGAAGCCGACGATCAACACGGCAGCGACGCCAAACACCACCTTGTCGGTGCCGTAGCGTACCCGCTGCTCGTCAACAGCGATGCCCGGAACCAGCCCCGGGTGCGTGTCGTGCGGATAGGTGGTGTCGTCTGAATTGACGGGCGTATTGGTAGGCCGTGGAGCGTCCACGGTGCCTCCTCATATTGGGAACAGGGCGGTCCGGGCGCGGCGTGAGGGGAGTGATCTCCGGCTCGAGCGTTCTACGTCCAAGGCGTGCTCGGTGCACAACGGCCGGCGGCCGCGCCGAACAAGTCGCTTAAGTTACTCGTGAGTTATGCCACGTGTCAAGAAAAAATCGCCCCCGCGTCGCCCCGTGGTGCTGATGCGGCGCTAATCGGTGCTCGTTTGGTGAGAGCGCGTGAGGCGCGTCGACCGCGCGAAACCTCGCGGGTTGCAAAGTTGTCTCAATGTGCCGCCCACGTGTTGGCAGTCGGTGTGATCTGGATTACTTTTAGCTGGAAGCGGGGCCGTGGCAGCGCTCCCGCCGAGGTCGAGGGAGGACTCTCACCGAAGAGGTTCTCCCCAACCAGCACTTGAGAAGAGGAGCACCCGTGAAGAATGGAAAGCGTCGTCTGGCGACGACCCTGTCAATGGCTGGGGTCGGCGCGTTGGCGTTGACCGGATGCGTGGGGGACATGGACCCGCAGGCCGGGGAAGACGTCGATTGTGCCGCGTACGAGCAGTACGGCACGTTCGAGGGCGAGGAGGTGTCGATTTACGCGACCATCCTCGACGTGGAGGCCGACCGCCTCAACGAATCGTGGGCCGATTTCGAAGCCTGCACCGGAATAGACATCGCCTATGAGGGCTCGAGCGAGTTTGAAACGCAGATCAACGTGCGTGCCCAAGGCGGCAACGCGCCTGACCTCGCGTTTTTCCCGCAGCCCGGGTTGTTGGCGTCCATGGTGGAGCAGGGACACCTGCTCCCGGCGCCCGAGGAGGTCGAGGCCAACGTTGACGAGTACTGGTCCGAAGACTGGAAGGGCTATGGCACCGTGGATGGCGAGTTCTACGCGGCGCCGTTGATGGCCAACATCAAGGGCTATGTCTGGTACCAGCCGTCCTTTTTTACTGACAACGGCTACGAAGTACCCGCGACGCTTGACGAGATGGATGATCTGACGGCCCAAATCGCCTCCGACGGCTTCATGCCCTGGTGCGTGGGTTTCGGCTCCGGTGAGGCCACGGGCTGGCCAGGTACCGACTGGGTGGAGGATTACGTGTTGCGCCTGCACGGTCCCGAGGTCTATGACCAGTGGATCAATCACGAGATTCCGTTCGACGATCCGCAGATCGTCGAAGCCCTAGGCCGGGTGGGGGACCTGATCAAGAACGACGAGTACGTCAATGGTGGCTGGGGCGATGTCTCCACCATCACGGGGACCGATTTCGGGGACGCAGGCATGCCGGTCCTCGACGGTGAGTGCGCCATGCACCACCAGGCGTCCTTCTACGCTGGCTTCTGGCCGGAGGAGACGGAAATCGCTGAAGACGGAGACGTCTACGCTTTCATCACCCCCGGTGTTGACGAGGGCGCCAATGCTGTGACAGGCGGTGGCGAACTGGTCGGCGCGTTCAACGAGTCGGAGGCCATCACCGCCGTCCAGACCTTCCTCTCCTCCTCGGAGTGGGCCAACCTCCGCGTTTCCCTCGGCGGTGTGATCAGCGCCAACAATGGCGTGGATCCGGCCAACGCCGAGAGCTCGGGCCAGCTGCTCGTCGATGCAATCGGCACCCTGCAGGATCCGGAGACGACGTTCCGCTTCGACGGGTCCGACTTGATGCCGGGTGCCGTGGGCGCCGGGACGTTCTGGAAAGCGATGGTGGATTGGATTTCCGGCGAGGACTCAGAGAAGGTCCTTGGCGAGGTCGAATCCAGCTGGAATTAACGGATTCACTCTCGGCGGGCGGGGCTAGGCCACTGGCCCCGCCCGAGCCGCACTGTGCGTCGTCGTTCACCCGGTTTGCCGCGGTGATCGCGGCGTACCGCGCGGCCCGGACCTCGGAGTAGAAAATGACATCACTCGACCTGTTGGGCAAGATCCTGCAGTTCGCTACCGGATTGCTGGTGTTCGCCGCCGTCGTCGCGGTCATCATGGTAGTGCTGGATCGCACCGGACGCGGGGAAAAGCGGAATACGCTGCAACTCGTCCTGTTCTTGGGGCCCGCACTGGCCCTGCTGGCCATCGGCCTGATCTACCCGGCCATCCGCACGAGCTTCATGGCCTTCACGGACCGTGCGGGCGAATTCAACGGGATGGACAACTTTGTCTGGATGTTCACCCAAGAGGAAGCGTTGATCACCCTGTGGAACACGGTGCTGTG from Zhihengliuella flava includes the following:
- a CDS encoding ABC transporter substrate-binding protein codes for the protein MAGVGALALTGCVGDMDPQAGEDVDCAAYEQYGTFEGEEVSIYATILDVEADRLNESWADFEACTGIDIAYEGSSEFETQINVRAQGGNAPDLAFFPQPGLLASMVEQGHLLPAPEEVEANVDEYWSEDWKGYGTVDGEFYAAPLMANIKGYVWYQPSFFTDNGYEVPATLDEMDDLTAQIASDGFMPWCVGFGSGEATGWPGTDWVEDYVLRLHGPEVYDQWINHEIPFDDPQIVEALGRVGDLIKNDEYVNGGWGDVSTITGTDFGDAGMPVLDGECAMHHQASFYAGFWPEETEIAEDGDVYAFITPGVDEGANAVTGGGELVGAFNESEAITAVQTFLSSSEWANLRVSLGGVISANNGVDPANAESSGQLLVDAIGTLQDPETTFRFDGSDLMPGAVGAGTFWKAMVDWISGEDSEKVLGEVESSWN